One window of the Janthinobacterium sp. PAMC25594 genome contains the following:
- a CDS encoding Bax inhibitor-1/YccA family protein — protein sequence MNQNMQRTFDLSGGMQQVRHQVLRNTYWLLALSMIPTVLGAFIGVQMHLPMLTGGMGFIIFMAVAFGFMYAIEKTKNSGLGVAVLLGFTFFMGLMLTPILTRTLGYSNGGMLIMTAFGGTATILAVMATIATVSKRDFSAMGKWLFAGVIVLILASVANIFLGLSALSIVISMVAIAIFSAYILYDVQQIINGGETNYISATLRIYLDVYNIFTSLLSLLGFAGGSRD from the coding sequence ATGAATCAGAACATGCAACGCACCTTTGACCTGTCGGGGGGCATGCAGCAAGTCCGCCATCAGGTCTTGCGCAACACTTACTGGCTGCTGGCACTGTCCATGATACCGACCGTGCTGGGCGCCTTCATCGGCGTGCAAATGCATTTGCCGATGCTGACCGGCGGCATGGGCTTCATCATCTTCATGGCCGTCGCATTCGGCTTCATGTACGCGATCGAGAAAACCAAGAACTCGGGCCTGGGCGTTGCCGTCCTGCTGGGCTTCACCTTCTTCATGGGCCTGATGCTCACGCCTATCCTGACGCGCACGCTCGGCTACTCGAACGGCGGCATGCTGATCATGACGGCATTCGGCGGCACGGCCACCATCCTGGCCGTGATGGCGACCATCGCCACGGTGTCGAAGCGCGACTTCTCGGCCATGGGCAAATGGCTGTTCGCCGGCGTGATCGTGCTGATCCTGGCATCGGTGGCGAACATCTTCCTGGGCCTGTCGGCACTGTCGATCGTGATCTCCATGGTCGCCATCGCCATCTTCTCGGCCTACATCCTGTATGACGTGCAGCAAATCATCAACGGCGGCGAGACCAACTACATCTCGGCCACCCTGCGCATCTACCTGGACGTGTACAACATCTTCACCAGCCTGCTTTCCCTGCTGGGCTTCGCCGGCGGCAGCCGCGACTAA
- a CDS encoding glycosyl hydrolase family 18 protein — MMVCLASGGVLAACGGGGDASAPGGSQLLAASTVVACVPWQEGGTYNAGTVVTYLGANYTALVTQTDHVGSGWNPVSTPSLWSAGGTCDGGTTPTPTPTPTPTPTPTPTPTPVPTPNPTPTPTPTPTGGTCALAWVAGTAYSAGATVSYAGTNYRANYWTQGDNPSTSSGAAGTGKPWTSQEICSITPTPTPTPTPTPTPTPTPTPTPTPTPTPTPTPTPTPTPTPTPKGREVGSYFAQWGVYGRDYEVANVHTSGVADKLTFINYAFGNIYPKNGGYECAMITKTEPGATNPNSPDAGTGGDAEADYIRTPKRTVDGQAIPWDAPLSGNFLQLRKLKAAHPNLKLFISLGGWSWSKNFSVGSATDALRKQMVRSCIDIYIKGNLPVQGGRGGAGAAANIFDGIDIDWEYPVGGGQPYNTVSPNDKRNFTLLMAEFRSQLDALGAANGKRYLLTAAVGAGKDKIDNTEPALYSPYMDWINLMTYDFHGGWETSTNFNAQLYADPADPSTGMAREYVGDKAVQYMIAAGVPRDKLLLGIPFYGRGWTGVAPGSNGDGLYQAATGTAPGTYESGIEDYKILVAKSGTRYYHPVTRQLYLYTGAGGQWWSYDDPTVIGTKVKYVKDQGLRGAFSWELDGDANGVLATEVWKVR, encoded by the coding sequence ATGATGGTATGTCTGGCCAGCGGTGGCGTGCTGGCGGCATGCGGCGGTGGCGGCGACGCCAGCGCGCCCGGCGGCTCGCAATTGCTGGCGGCCAGCACGGTGGTCGCCTGCGTGCCGTGGCAAGAGGGCGGCACGTACAACGCGGGCACGGTGGTCACTTACCTGGGCGCCAACTACACGGCCCTGGTGACGCAGACCGATCACGTGGGCTCGGGTTGGAACCCCGTCTCCACGCCTAGCCTGTGGAGCGCCGGCGGCACCTGCGATGGCGGCACCACGCCGACCCCAACGCCTACACCCACCCCGACACCGACACCCACCCCGACACCGACACCGGTGCCAACGCCGAACCCGACGCCCACCCCGACCCCGACCCCAACCGGCGGCACCTGCGCGCTGGCCTGGGTGGCGGGCACGGCTTACAGCGCGGGCGCCACCGTCAGCTATGCGGGCACGAATTACCGCGCCAACTACTGGACGCAGGGCGACAACCCGTCGACCAGCAGCGGCGCCGCGGGCACGGGCAAGCCATGGACCAGCCAGGAGATCTGCAGCATCACGCCGACGCCCACTCCGACGCCTACTCCAACCCCGACGCCGACGCCGACACCGACGCCGACACCGACGCCGACGCCGACGCCAACGCCAACGCCAACCCCAACGCCAACCCCGACCCCAACCCCAAAGGGCCGCGAAGTGGGGTCGTACTTCGCGCAGTGGGGCGTGTATGGCCGCGACTATGAAGTGGCGAACGTGCACACCAGCGGCGTGGCCGATAAGTTGACCTTCATTAACTACGCTTTCGGCAACATCTATCCGAAAAATGGCGGCTATGAATGCGCCATGATCACCAAGACGGAACCGGGCGCGACGAATCCGAATTCGCCGGACGCGGGCACGGGCGGCGATGCCGAGGCCGACTACATCCGCACGCCGAAGCGCACCGTCGATGGCCAGGCGATTCCTTGGGACGCACCGTTGTCGGGCAACTTTTTGCAGTTGAGAAAGCTGAAGGCGGCGCACCCGAACCTGAAACTGTTCATCTCGCTGGGCGGCTGGAGCTGGTCGAAGAACTTCTCCGTCGGTTCGGCCACCGATGCGCTGCGCAAGCAGATGGTGCGTTCCTGCATCGATATCTACATCAAAGGCAACTTGCCGGTGCAGGGCGGTCGCGGTGGCGCGGGCGCGGCGGCCAACATCTTTGACGGCATCGACATCGACTGGGAATACCCGGTCGGTGGCGGCCAGCCGTACAACACGGTCAGCCCCAATGACAAGCGCAACTTCACCTTGCTGATGGCGGAATTCCGCAGCCAGCTCGATGCGCTCGGCGCCGCCAACGGCAAGCGCTACCTGTTGACGGCCGCTGTCGGTGCCGGCAAGGACAAGATCGACAACACGGAACCGGCCCTGTACTCGCCGTACATGGACTGGATCAACCTGATGACCTACGACTTCCACGGCGGCTGGGAAACGAGCACCAACTTCAACGCCCAGTTGTATGCCGACCCCGCTGATCCATCGACGGGCATGGCGCGCGAATACGTGGGCGACAAGGCGGTGCAATACATGATTGCCGCCGGCGTGCCGCGCGACAAGCTGCTGCTGGGCATACCGTTCTATGGCCGCGGCTGGACGGGCGTGGCGCCGGGGTCGAACGGCGATGGCCTGTACCAGGCTGCCACGGGCACGGCGCCGGGCACCTACGAGTCGGGCATCGAGGACTATAAAATCCTCGTCGCCAAGAGCGGCACGCGCTACTACCATCCCGTGACCAGGCAGCTGTACCTGTACACGGGGGCGGGCGGCCAGTGGTGGAGCTATGACGACCCGACCGTCATCGGCACCAAGGTGAAATATGTGAAAGACCAGGGCTTGCGCGGCGCGTTCTCGTGGGAACTCGATGGCGATGCGAATGGCGTGCTGGCGACCGAGGTGTGGAAAGTACGGTAA
- a CDS encoding LysR family transcriptional regulator, giving the protein MDINQARTFLEVASCGSFIMAAERMHVTQTAVSARIRTLEQQLGRQLFVRNKAGARLTSAGERFMRHAATMVQVWERARHQVALPPGRDDAVSIGCELSLWQPLLGDWLIRMSRDCPEIALRAEVDSPARLLDAVHDGSLDLAVLYNPPQRPGLASELLAEEKLVMVTTRADGQMHADTYVYVDWGPSFAANHQATYPELSSPPVSISLGPLALVYLLEVGGASYFRIGSAQPYLDAGLLHRVRDAPEFSHSAYAVYAAQRDNPTLDRARACLLAVAEKIK; this is encoded by the coding sequence ATGGATATCAATCAAGCGCGTACCTTCCTCGAAGTGGCTTCCTGCGGCAGCTTCATCATGGCGGCCGAGCGCATGCACGTGACGCAAACGGCCGTCAGCGCCCGCATCCGCACGCTGGAGCAGCAACTGGGGCGCCAGTTATTTGTGCGTAACAAGGCGGGCGCCCGCCTGACGTCGGCCGGCGAGCGCTTCATGCGCCATGCGGCCACCATGGTGCAGGTGTGGGAGCGGGCGCGCCACCAGGTGGCCTTGCCGCCGGGGCGCGACGACGCCGTCAGTATCGGCTGCGAGCTGAGCCTGTGGCAGCCGCTGCTCGGCGACTGGCTGATACGCATGAGCCGCGATTGCCCCGAGATCGCCTTGCGCGCGGAAGTCGACAGTCCCGCGCGCCTGCTCGACGCCGTGCACGACGGTTCGCTCGACCTGGCCGTGCTGTACAACCCGCCGCAGCGCCCGGGCCTGGCCAGCGAATTGCTGGCCGAGGAAAAGCTGGTGATGGTGACCACGCGCGCCGACGGGCAGATGCATGCCGATACGTATGTGTATGTGGACTGGGGACCCAGCTTCGCGGCCAACCACCAGGCGACGTATCCGGAGCTGAGCAGCCCGCCCGTCTCGATTTCGCTGGGGCCGCTGGCCCTCGTCTACCTGCTGGAAGTGGGTGGCGCCAGTTACTTTCGCATCGGCAGCGCGCAACCTTATCTCGATGCAGGCTTGCTGCACCGCGTGCGCGACGCGCCCGAATTCTCGCATTCCGCCTACGCCGTGTACGCGGCCCAGCGCGACAACCCGACCCTGGATCGCGCCCGCGCCTGCCTGCTGGCGGTGGCGGAGAAGATCAAGTAG
- the rpoS gene encoding RNA polymerase sigma factor RpoS yields MTHAPHDQLDDEPDLPEDGTDEVVTDDAGELDGIDAVDAGEGGEAASVSVLVESVDELKKVLAAELSTDTTQHYLNQIGTRPLLTAAQEVHYATLAKQGNFEARQTMIEHNLRLVVSIAKHYINRGVVLLDMIEEGNIGLMRAIDKFEPERGFRFSTYATWWIRQSIERAIMNQARTVRLPVHMVRELNQILRGKYHLEAQHHDGKDATAEDIAHLVGRPVEEVQDILALSEHATSLDAPLDNDPQSSLMDMLPGASEDSPDARAEHHEMTVLVRDWLTKLPDKQRVVIMRRFGLDNDDPATLETLAEEMGVTRERVRQIQQEALIKLKRAMAARGVVRDSLL; encoded by the coding sequence ATGACACACGCGCCGCACGATCAGTTGGACGATGAGCCGGACCTGCCGGAAGACGGGACAGACGAAGTCGTGACGGACGATGCCGGCGAACTCGACGGTATTGATGCCGTCGACGCGGGCGAGGGCGGCGAGGCGGCCAGTGTCAGCGTGCTGGTCGAAAGTGTCGATGAACTCAAAAAAGTGCTGGCGGCCGAGCTGTCGACCGATACCACGCAGCACTATCTGAACCAGATCGGTACGCGGCCATTGCTGACGGCGGCGCAAGAGGTGCATTACGCCACGCTGGCCAAGCAGGGCAATTTCGAAGCCCGGCAAACCATGATCGAGCACAACCTGCGCCTGGTCGTATCGATCGCCAAGCATTACATCAACCGCGGCGTGGTCTTGCTCGACATGATCGAGGAGGGCAACATCGGCCTGATGCGCGCCATCGACAAGTTCGAACCCGAACGGGGCTTCCGTTTTTCCACCTACGCCACCTGGTGGATACGCCAGAGCATCGAGCGCGCCATCATGAACCAGGCGCGCACGGTGCGCCTGCCCGTGCACATGGTGCGCGAACTGAACCAGATTTTGCGCGGCAAGTATCACCTGGAAGCCCAGCATCACGATGGCAAGGATGCCACCGCGGAAGACATCGCCCACCTGGTGGGCCGTCCCGTGGAAGAGGTACAGGATATTCTGGCGCTGTCCGAGCACGCCACCTCGCTCGACGCGCCGCTCGACAACGATCCGCAGTCGTCGCTGATGGACATGTTGCCCGGCGCCAGCGAAGACAGCCCCGACGCGCGCGCGGAACACCATGAAATGACGGTGCTGGTGCGCGACTGGCTGACCAAGCTGCCCGACAAGCAGCGCGTCGTCATCATGCGCCGTTTCGGCCTGGACAACGACGATCCGGCCACGCTGGAAACCCTGGCCGAGGAAATGGGCGTGACGCGCGAGCGCGTGCGCCAGATCCAGCAGGAAGCCCTGATTAAACTCAAACGTGCCATGGCGGCGCGCGGCGTGGTGCGCGACTCGTTATTGTAG
- the cfa gene encoding cyclopropane fatty acyl phospholipid synthase, with amino-acid sequence MTQLQQAPAGSTELQLDTRLTREAAELLARADIHLNGRAAWDMQLRKPGVPERAFASGNLGLGEAYMDGDWDASQLDEFFCHLLRARVADDVRPMRLLFHALTARLFNLQTERRAWMVGKEHYDLGNAFYAAMLDPRMTYTCGYWKDAANLAEAQEAKLDLICRKLRLEPGMRVLDIGCGWGSFMRYAAEKYQVQCVGVTISQEQVAYARGMPGGDKLDFRLQDYRDTDEKFDRIVSIGMFEHVGHKNHRTFMEVAHRCLEDDGLFLLHTIGKNKRQSACDPWIDKYIFPNGDLPSIGQIGDAIDDLFVAEDLHNFGADYDKTLMAWHANFEQAWPQFSAQLGERFHRMWSYYLLSCAGAFRARDLQLWQWVLSKRGVLGGYARIS; translated from the coding sequence ATGACACAGTTACAGCAAGCACCAGCAGGTAGTACTGAACTCCAGCTCGACACGCGGCTGACCCGCGAAGCGGCCGAATTGCTGGCCAGGGCCGACATCCACCTGAATGGCCGCGCCGCCTGGGACATGCAACTGCGCAAACCGGGCGTGCCGGAACGGGCTTTCGCCAGCGGCAACCTGGGCCTGGGCGAAGCGTACATGGATGGCGACTGGGATGCGAGCCAGCTCGACGAATTCTTTTGCCATCTGTTGCGCGCCAGGGTGGCCGACGACGTGCGCCCCATGCGCCTGCTCTTCCACGCCCTGACTGCGCGCCTGTTCAACCTGCAGACGGAACGCCGCGCGTGGATGGTGGGCAAGGAACACTACGACCTGGGCAACGCCTTCTATGCGGCCATGCTCGATCCGCGCATGACCTATACGTGCGGCTACTGGAAGGATGCGGCCAACCTGGCCGAGGCGCAGGAAGCCAAGCTCGATCTGATCTGCCGCAAGCTCAGGCTGGAGCCGGGCATGCGCGTGCTCGACATCGGCTGCGGCTGGGGCAGTTTCATGCGTTATGCAGCGGAAAAATACCAGGTGCAGTGCGTGGGCGTGACCATCTCGCAAGAGCAGGTCGCGTATGCGCGCGGCATGCCGGGCGGAGACAAGTTGGACTTCCGCCTGCAGGATTACCGCGACACCGATGAAAAATTCGACCGCATCGTCAGCATCGGCATGTTCGAGCACGTGGGGCATAAAAATCACCGCACCTTCATGGAGGTGGCGCACCGCTGCCTGGAAGACGACGGCCTGTTCCTGCTGCACACGATCGGCAAGAACAAGCGTCAATCCGCGTGCGACCCGTGGATCGACAAATACATCTTCCCGAATGGCGACTTGCCGTCGATCGGGCAAATCGGCGACGCCATCGACGATCTGTTTGTCGCCGAAGACCTGCACAACTTCGGCGCCGACTACGACAAGACCCTGATGGCCTGGCACGCCAATTTTGAGCAGGCGTGGCCGCAGTTCTCCGCCCAGCTGGGCGAGCGCTTCCACCGCATGTGGTCCTACTATTTGCTGTCCTGCGCCGGTGCCTTCCGCGCGCGCGACTTGCAGCTGTGGCAATGGGTCCTGTCGAAGCGGGGCGTATTGGGTGGCTATGCGCGCATCAGCTGA
- the rlmD gene encoding 23S rRNA (uracil(1939)-C(5))-methyltransferase RlmD, with amino-acid sequence MQENIIEIKSLDMDARGVGHIENEDGSPGKVVFVEGALPGERVSFVTFKKKKNWEMARMTALHRESSMRVTPKCKHFDNCGGCSMQHLEPSAQVAIKQRVLEDNLWHIGKVRPQSIMRPMYGPTWGYRYRARLSVRHVKKKDAVLVGFHEKKSAFVADMDSCEILPPHISAMLLPLRGLIASLSIFEQMPQIELAVGEDVTAMVLRIMAPLTADDETKLKAFADEYGVQWWLQVKGPETAVPFYPLDKQLHYLLPEFGVKMPFKPVDFTQVNHHINRVLVSKALRLLEVQPTDRVADLFCGLGNFTLPLATQCSAVVGIEGSTTLTERALENALANGLAEKTSFSTRNLFEVTTDDLIALGRFDRILVDPPRDGAMALCQALVGLSQVRPDLLPKRIVYVSCSPSTLARDAGILALEAGYVLSKAGVVNMFPHTSHVESMAVFDLL; translated from the coding sequence ATGCAAGAAAATATCATCGAAATCAAATCGCTCGACATGGACGCCCGTGGCGTTGGCCATATTGAAAACGAAGACGGCTCGCCGGGCAAGGTCGTGTTTGTCGAAGGCGCATTGCCGGGCGAGCGCGTCAGCTTTGTGACGTTCAAGAAAAAGAAAAACTGGGAAATGGCCCGCATGACGGCGCTGCACCGCGAATCGTCCATGCGCGTGACGCCCAAGTGCAAGCATTTCGATAACTGCGGCGGCTGCTCGATGCAGCACCTGGAGCCGTCGGCGCAGGTGGCGATCAAGCAGCGCGTGCTGGAAGATAACTTGTGGCATATCGGCAAGGTGCGTCCGCAAAGCATCATGCGCCCCATGTATGGCCCGACGTGGGGCTACCGCTACCGCGCGCGCCTGTCCGTGCGCCACGTCAAGAAGAAAGACGCCGTGCTGGTGGGCTTCCATGAAAAGAAATCGGCGTTTGTCGCCGACATGGATAGCTGCGAAATCCTGCCGCCGCACATTTCCGCCATGCTGCTGCCGCTGCGTGGATTGATTGCTTCGCTGTCGATCTTCGAGCAGATGCCGCAGATCGAGCTGGCCGTCGGTGAAGACGTCACCGCCATGGTCTTGCGCATCATGGCGCCGTTGACGGCGGACGATGAAACGAAATTGAAAGCCTTTGCCGACGAGTACGGCGTGCAATGGTGGCTGCAGGTGAAAGGGCCGGAAACGGCCGTGCCGTTCTATCCGCTGGACAAGCAATTGCATTACCTGCTGCCGGAATTCGGCGTCAAGATGCCGTTCAAGCCCGTCGATTTCACGCAGGTGAACCACCACATCAACCGCGTGCTGGTGTCGAAAGCCCTGCGTTTGCTGGAAGTGCAGCCGACCGACCGCGTGGCCGACCTGTTCTGCGGCCTGGGCAATTTCACCTTGCCGCTGGCCACGCAATGCAGCGCAGTGGTGGGCATCGAAGGCAGCACCACGCTGACGGAGCGGGCGCTGGAAAACGCACTGGCCAATGGCCTGGCGGAAAAAACCTCGTTCTCGACGCGCAACCTGTTCGAAGTCACCACCGACGACCTGATCGCCTTGGGCCGTTTTGATCGCATCCTCGTCGACCCGCCGCGCGATGGCGCCATGGCCCTGTGCCAGGCGCTGGTCGGCCTGTCGCAAGTGCGCCCCGACCTGCTGCCGAAACGTATCGTGTATGTGTCGTGCAGCCCGTCGACCCTGGCGCGCGACGCCGGCATCCTGGCGCTGGAAGCGGGTTATGTATTGAGCAAGGCGGGCGTGGTGAACATGTTCCCGCATACGTCGCACGTAGAGTCGATGGCGGTATTTGATTTGCTCTGA
- a CDS encoding peptidoglycan DD-metalloendopeptidase family protein has product MIKKSNILLCSLTLAALLSGCGTTGVQAPVVERHTSSSSAAASDPRDRDPAYYTVKRGDTLLRIALEHGQNYRDLVAWNDLSNPNDIKVDQVLRVLPPNGDTGGAQTSAIVMPPVTETKPAAPVVPKKTGPRGEKRAYSDAALAELRAEGGSADAKPAPAPAATVAAAPAAAAAAPAASAPGDEKISWMWPSEGKVIGTFDEGKNKGVDIAGKAGQQVVAAGAGKVMYAGSGIRGYGNLVIVKHSNSLLSAYAHNRSILVKEGQNVNKGQAIAEMGDSDADRVKLHFEIRQQGKPVDPSKFLPNR; this is encoded by the coding sequence ATGATTAAGAAAAGTAACATACTTCTATGTAGCCTCACCTTGGCCGCGCTGTTGAGCGGTTGCGGCACCACGGGCGTCCAGGCACCCGTCGTGGAGCGCCATACATCGAGCAGCAGCGCCGCCGCCAGCGATCCGCGCGACCGCGACCCGGCCTACTACACGGTCAAGCGCGGCGACACCCTGTTGCGCATCGCCCTGGAACACGGCCAGAATTACCGCGACCTGGTGGCCTGGAATGACTTGAGCAACCCGAACGACATCAAGGTCGACCAGGTATTGCGCGTGTTGCCGCCGAATGGCGACACGGGCGGCGCGCAAACATCGGCCATCGTCATGCCGCCGGTGACGGAAACCAAGCCGGCCGCACCCGTCGTGCCGAAGAAAACCGGCCCGCGCGGCGAGAAGCGCGCGTATTCCGACGCCGCCCTGGCCGAGTTGCGCGCCGAGGGCGGCAGTGCCGACGCCAAGCCGGCGCCAGCGCCGGCCGCAACTGTCGCCGCCGCACCGGCCGCCGCCGCGGCAGCCCCTGCGGCATCGGCGCCTGGCGACGAGAAGATCAGCTGGATGTGGCCGTCCGAAGGCAAGGTCATCGGCACTTTCGATGAAGGCAAGAACAAGGGCGTCGATATCGCGGGCAAGGCGGGCCAGCAGGTGGTGGCGGCCGGCGCGGGAAAAGTCATGTATGCCGGGAGCGGAATCCGTGGTTATGGTAATCTTGTCATCGTAAAGCACAGTAATAGTTTATTGTCGGCATATGCGCATAACCGCAGCATCCTGGTGAAGGAAGGGCAGAACGTCAACAAAGGCCAGGCCATCGCCGAAATGGGCGATTCCGATGCCGACCGCGTGAAGCTGCACTTTGAAATCCGCCAGCAGGGCAAGCCTGTCGACCCTTCGAAATTCCTGCCTAACCGTTAG
- a CDS encoding cupin-like domain-containing protein, whose protein sequence is MAAVSIVGAKQLEQKQDPELSREWRSWIAENLMLGSHPSALMPVLQQAGIAEGLAHREIELALHSPYLAGAVRLSNRLAKRDWVIDIQRKLNQLRSPEIPRRDKLTAQEFLDEYYSTNQPVIITGMLDEWPAIRKWSPAYFRDHFAQREVEVQFGREADAQYEMNSVAHKRKMAFGEYASLVEGSGATNDFYMTANNDSQNRQALRELWDDIGQLPEYLEQGGGPTGFLWFGPAGTVTPFHHDLTNNFMAQVKGRKRLRIMAACEVARVYNQRHCFTPVDGRAIDLRRYPLMADVQVRECVLAPGEILFLPVGCWHFVEALDVSMTVAFTNFKWDNDFYSKYPPNHDF, encoded by the coding sequence ATGGCGGCCGTATCGATAGTGGGAGCAAAACAGCTGGAGCAGAAGCAAGACCCGGAGCTGAGCCGCGAGTGGCGCAGCTGGATCGCGGAAAACCTCATGCTGGGCAGCCATCCGTCGGCGTTGATGCCGGTGCTGCAACAGGCTGGCATCGCGGAAGGCCTGGCGCACCGCGAAATCGAACTTGCGCTGCACAGCCCGTACCTGGCCGGCGCCGTGCGCCTGTCGAACCGGCTGGCCAAGCGCGACTGGGTGATCGATATCCAGCGCAAGCTGAACCAGTTGCGTTCGCCCGAGATACCGCGTCGCGACAAATTGACGGCGCAGGAATTCCTCGACGAGTACTATTCCACCAACCAGCCCGTCATCATCACCGGCATGCTCGATGAGTGGCCGGCGATCCGAAAATGGAGCCCTGCCTACTTCCGCGACCATTTTGCGCAGCGCGAAGTGGAAGTGCAGTTCGGCCGCGAAGCGGACGCCCAGTACGAAATGAACAGCGTGGCCCACAAGCGCAAGATGGCGTTCGGCGAGTACGCCAGCCTGGTCGAGGGCAGCGGTGCGACCAACGATTTCTATATGACGGCGAACAACGATTCGCAAAACCGGCAAGCCTTGCGCGAGCTGTGGGACGATATCGGCCAGCTGCCCGAATACCTGGAACAGGGTGGCGGCCCGACGGGGTTTTTATGGTTCGGCCCGGCCGGCACGGTGACGCCGTTCCACCACGACCTGACGAACAACTTCATGGCGCAAGTCAAAGGGCGCAAGCGCCTGCGCATCATGGCCGCCTGCGAAGTGGCGCGCGTGTACAACCAGCGCCACTGTTTTACCCCCGTCGACGGGCGCGCCATCGACCTGCGGCGCTATCCGCTGATGGCCGACGTGCAGGTGCGCGAATGCGTGCTGGCGCCGGGCGAAATCCTGTTTTTGCCCGTCGGCTGCTGGCATTTCGTCGAAGCGCTGGACGTATCGATGACGGTGGCGTTTACCAACTTCAAATGGGATAACGATTTTTACAGCAAGTATCCACCGAATCACGACTTTTGA
- a CDS encoding protein-L-isoaspartate(D-aspartate) O-methyltransferase, with translation MTDKPRTFPLTLDSLAGKPARQGGGQSLAQSRIATPQTATQNAAQNAARGGAPYHGATLPIAPSRAQAIANERAQPAVLSPPRQNPLVSEAVRRAMVARIAKQGVKDQVVLDAMQAVPRHLFMDEALASQAYIDASLPIGHHQTISQPYIVARMIEVMRQGGNLQRVLEIGTGCGYQATVLSLVAKEVYSIERIRPLHELAKANLRPLRVSNLRLQYGDGMLGLPQAAPFDGIILAAAGLEVPQALLEQLAPGGRLVAPVGAKLQHLQLITRVGKMEWTSQTLEDCHFVPLRPGTI, from the coding sequence ATGACTGACAAGCCGCGTACCTTCCCCCTGACCCTCGATTCGCTGGCCGGCAAGCCCGCCAGGCAGGGCGGGGGGCAGTCGCTGGCGCAGTCGCGCATTGCCACGCCGCAGACGGCGACGCAGAATGCGGCGCAAAATGCGGCCAGGGGAGGCGCGCCGTACCATGGCGCCACGCTGCCCATCGCGCCGTCGCGTGCCCAGGCCATCGCCAATGAGCGGGCGCAGCCGGCGGTGCTGTCGCCGCCACGGCAAAATCCGCTCGTGTCGGAGGCCGTGCGCCGGGCAATGGTGGCGCGCATCGCGAAACAGGGCGTCAAGGACCAGGTGGTGCTCGACGCCATGCAAGCCGTGCCGCGCCATCTGTTCATGGACGAGGCGCTGGCGTCGCAGGCGTATATCGACGCCTCCTTGCCCATCGGCCACCATCAGACCATTTCGCAGCCGTATATCGTGGCGCGCATGATCGAAGTGATGCGCCAGGGCGGCAACTTGCAGCGCGTGCTGGAGATCGGCACGGGCTGCGGTTACCAGGCGACGGTGCTGTCGCTGGTGGCGAAAGAGGTGTATTCGATCGAGCGCATCCGGCCCCTGCACGAGCTGGCGAAGGCCAATCTGCGCCCGCTGCGCGTGTCAAATCTGCGCTTGCAGTACGGAGATGGTATGCTTGGCCTGCCGCAGGCGGCGCCCTTCGACGGGATCATCCTTGCCGCAGCCGGCCTGGAAGTCCCGCAAGCCTTGCTGGAACAGCTGGCGCCCGGCGGGCGTCTGGTTGCGCCGGTGGGGGCTAAATTGCAACACTTACAACTCATTACCCGGGTGGGGAAAATGGAATGGACCAGCCAGACCCTGGAAGACTGCCATTTCGTGCCTTTGCGCCCGGGCACCATATGA
- the ndk gene encoding nucleoside-diphosphate kinase, translated as MAIERTLSIIKPDAVAKNVIGQIYTRFENAGLKIVAARMTQLSREQAEGFYAAHKERGFFKDLVDFMVSGPVMIQALEGENAVLAHRDLMGATDPKKAEKGTIRADFADSIDANAVHGSDAVEAAKVEIAYFFPELKA; from the coding sequence ATGGCAATCGAACGCACCCTGTCGATCATCAAACCAGACGCAGTTGCAAAAAACGTAATCGGTCAAATCTACACCCGTTTTGAAAACGCTGGCCTGAAAATCGTTGCAGCACGCATGACCCAACTGTCGCGCGAACAAGCTGAAGGCTTCTACGCAGCGCACAAAGAGCGCGGCTTCTTCAAGGATCTGGTCGACTTCATGGTTTCCGGTCCAGTCATGATCCAGGCCCTGGAAGGCGAAAACGCCGTTCTGGCCCACCGTGACCTGATGGGCGCGACCGATCCGAAGAAAGCAGAAAAAGGCACGATCCGCGCCGATTTCGCCGATTCGATCGACGCCAACGCCGTACACGGTTCCGACGCTGTCGAAGCTGCTAAAGTGGAAATCGCTTACTTCTTCCCAGAACTGAAGGCTTAA